The following coding sequences lie in one Blastopirellula retiformator genomic window:
- a CDS encoding esterase/lipase family protein — protein MLQIMRINAVWGVAWIAAIFCALQVGCVTHARGRWNPPVMAPPNPAAAPQSSCFGVTQCAATLELIEPGNALPIPTTTEPADLPPELPAEGFWRNPNLNVGPQRLPAVEPEAPSPLPNDRTWGESVTPIPRPIPPGPTKSGPIAEIEIKPPPRDDRLMLAESYYAMAMEADRKLDEHAMSFYLDAILGAWDYMQTAPVERDISLQTGRAWIIYHSSLARLIHIAAATGRFEKNIRVRVPEDYGYRVLEIEYAGFAWRADEFDEWNVVGEYQSKYLLHHYKRPGLGVPLVIVRNRRPDDQFLPGKTPFNATAVLRPVDDEFRSDVTIPCPDSETHVERMVGTLQLFNPDEFDDVEFRECQTALAADWTALFAYMLSHPQAELQRSSHRGIGEPAPAGLFMLEPHQPGRIPIVFVHGLLSAPYTWAAMANELYAYPELHKRYEIWAFQYPTDEPFLASAAVLRRQLDCAVRCSDPEGRDPALDNMVVVGHSMGGLIAKLLAAPSGNTLWEHAAFVPIEEVVAPKDVRIRLQQSFFFSATPYVKDVIYIATPHEGSSWARRCLGQTTSLVIEGIEHREQTHQELVNENPAAFREELRRRPPTSIDLLEPDSLILKGIYQLDVAPEVREHSIIGRGWWSIHDGASDGVVPVKSARLPGVDSEVMISATHMHLNKHPGAICEVLRILQVHADQLPWVQPHLVGQCEPK, from the coding sequence ATGCTGCAGATCATGAGGATCAACGCCGTTTGGGGCGTCGCCTGGATTGCAGCCATCTTCTGCGCGCTGCAAGTCGGCTGCGTGACGCATGCCCGCGGCCGCTGGAATCCTCCGGTCATGGCGCCCCCCAATCCTGCAGCTGCGCCCCAGTCCTCGTGTTTCGGCGTGACGCAATGCGCGGCGACGTTGGAATTGATCGAGCCGGGGAACGCGCTGCCGATTCCCACAACGACCGAACCTGCCGATTTACCGCCTGAGTTGCCCGCCGAGGGGTTCTGGCGCAACCCGAATCTAAACGTCGGTCCACAACGGCTTCCGGCCGTCGAGCCGGAGGCGCCGTCTCCGCTACCCAACGATCGAACCTGGGGCGAGTCGGTCACGCCGATACCGCGCCCCATTCCGCCGGGGCCGACCAAGTCGGGACCGATCGCCGAAATTGAAATCAAGCCGCCGCCGCGCGACGATCGTCTCATGCTGGCCGAAAGCTACTACGCCATGGCGATGGAAGCCGATCGGAAGCTGGACGAGCATGCGATGAGTTTCTACCTCGACGCCATTCTGGGCGCGTGGGACTACATGCAGACGGCGCCGGTCGAACGAGATATCTCACTACAAACCGGACGCGCTTGGATCATTTATCATTCCAGCCTAGCGCGGCTGATTCATATCGCGGCGGCCACCGGTCGCTTTGAAAAAAATATCCGGGTGCGAGTCCCGGAAGATTATGGGTACCGAGTACTAGAAATTGAATACGCGGGCTTCGCCTGGCGGGCCGATGAGTTTGACGAGTGGAACGTCGTCGGCGAGTACCAGTCAAAATACTTGCTGCATCATTACAAACGCCCTGGGCTGGGCGTGCCGCTGGTAATTGTCCGCAATCGTCGACCCGATGATCAGTTTTTGCCGGGGAAAACGCCGTTCAACGCGACCGCCGTGCTGCGGCCGGTGGATGACGAGTTTCGCAGCGACGTGACGATTCCGTGTCCCGATTCCGAGACGCATGTCGAGCGGATGGTTGGCACGCTGCAGCTGTTTAACCCGGACGAATTCGACGATGTCGAGTTTCGCGAGTGCCAAACGGCGCTGGCCGCGGACTGGACGGCGCTGTTCGCCTACATGCTGAGTCACCCGCAGGCCGAACTACAGCGTTCTTCGCATCGTGGAATCGGCGAACCGGCTCCAGCCGGGTTGTTTATGCTCGAACCGCATCAGCCAGGGCGGATTCCGATAGTCTTTGTCCACGGACTTCTATCGGCGCCCTATACCTGGGCGGCGATGGCGAACGAACTTTACGCCTATCCCGAACTCCATAAACGGTACGAGATCTGGGCTTTTCAATATCCGACCGACGAACCCTTTTTGGCATCGGCGGCCGTGTTGCGGCGGCAACTCGACTGTGCGGTGCGGTGTAGTGATCCCGAGGGACGCGATCCTGCGCTCGACAATATGGTCGTCGTGGGGCATAGCATGGGCGGTTTAATCGCCAAGTTGCTGGCGGCGCCCAGCGGAAATACGTTGTGGGAACATGCCGCCTTCGTCCCGATCGAAGAAGTGGTCGCGCCGAAGGATGTGCGGATTCGGCTGCAGCAGAGCTTTTTCTTCTCAGCGACTCCGTACGTGAAAGACGTCATTTATATCGCGACTCCCCACGAGGGTTCCTCTTGGGCGCGACGTTGTTTGGGGCAAACGACCTCGCTGGTGATCGAAGGAATCGAGCATCGTGAGCAAACGCATCAGGAACTCGTGAATGAGAATCCGGCCGCATTTCGCGAAGAACTACGCCGCAGGCCGCCGACCAGCATCGACCTGTTGGAGCCCGACAGTCTGATCCTGAAAGGGATCTATCAGCTGGACGTGGCGCCGGAGGTGCGTGAGCATTCGATTATCGGCCGCGGCTGGTGGTCGATTCACGACGGCGCTTCCGATGGCGTGGTGCCGGTCAAAAGTGCCCGGCTTCCCGGCGTCGATTCAGAAGTGATGATTTCCGCCACCCACATGCATCTGAACAAGCACCCCGGTGCGATTTGCGAAGTGCTGCGGATCTTGCAGGTTCACGCCGATCAACTCCCCTGGGTTCAGCCACACCTGGTGGGGCAGTGTGAGCCTAAGTAG